In Gimesia chilikensis, the genomic window TGCTCATCCCCTCGCTCGTCGCGCTCGTCATCGTTTACGCTTCGATCTACATGGGTGCCTACTACTGGCCCATCAATATCGCCACACTGTTCGGCATCCCCGATATGGGACCGTTCCCCAACGCGGTCATTCTCTGGACCTTCGTCCTGCTGGCTTACTGTGCCGTCGCCTCGGTGATGCCGGTCTGGCTGCTGCTCCAGCCGCGCGATTTCATCAACAGCCACCAGTTGGTTCTCGCACTGGGACTGCTGCTCATCGGAGCCCTGGTCGCTGGTGCTACCGGAAAAGCAGACCTCGTCGGGTCCGCCCCCGCGGTTGCCACGAACATCCCCGCCGATGCACCACCCATCTGGCCCTTCCTGTTTATTACCATCGCCTGTGGTGCCTGCAGTGGTTTCCACTGCCTGGTCAGCAGCGGTACCAGCAGTAAGCAGGTCGAATCCGAAATGGACGCGCAATACGTCGGCTACGGTGCCATGCTCCTCGAAGGGGGCCTGGCCGTCATCGTGATTCTCGCCTGCTGTGCCGGCGTGGGCATGGGTGATTTCACCCGCGTCGGGGAAGGAGCTGCCTACAGCTATCAGCCCACGCTTGCCACAGGAAGCGATACCCAGCTGGCCGGACTGGCTGCCTGGGAAACTCGTTACGACGCCAGCAAAGGCTGGGGTGCGTTCGGCCTGAAAGACAAAATCGGTGCCTTCATTCACGGTGGTGCCAACTTCCTGGGTGCCATTGGTATCCCGATGAAGCTCGGCATCAGCATCATCGCCGTCCTCGTGGCCAGCTTCGCTGCCACCACTCTCGACACCGCCACGCGTCTGCAGCGATATGTGATCCAGGAACTCGCGGCGACCGTACACATTAAACCGCTCACCAATAAATATGCGGCTACCGGACTGGCAGTCGCCCTGGGTGGCATGGTCGCCATGATGCCCGCCAGTGCCACAGCAGGTCCTGGTAGTGGCGGTCTGATTCTCTGGCCCCTCTTCGGTGCCACCAACCAGCTGCTCGCCGGCCTGGCCTTCATGGTCATCGTCTTCTACCTCCGTCGTCGCAACAAACCCATCATCTTCGCCCTGGTCCCCATGATCGTCATGCTGATCATGCCCGCCTGGGCCATGCTCTGGAACATGTTCAACGGCGAAACCGGCTGGTTCTATAACCCGGAGAAACAGCACCTGTTCCTCTTCGGCGTCGCTGTCATCGGCCTCCAGGTCTGGATGATGATCGAAGGCCTGCTCGTCTGGTCCAAGTCCAAGGGGCACCTCGAAGAACAACTCCCGGAACTCTCCACAATTCGCCCCGCGGTCGCTACCACCTCCGCCGGCGGATCGAACTGAGCGTAACCACCACAGCACAAACCGCTTAACCGACGGGCCCTCAGCCCGTCGGTTAAGTACATTCCTGGGTAGGCCCGAATGCAATTCGGGCCGAGCGCAGCGAGCAGGAAATTGACAGAGTAAGACTACGAACGGTGGACCCAGCGCA contains:
- a CDS encoding carbon starvation CstA family protein, whose translation is MATLLIAAGAFIGYIIAYHTYGKWLSQKIFNVDADAEVPSKQLRDDIDFVPTKKEVIFGHHFTSIAGTGPIVGPAIAVFWGWLPALLWVLFGSIFVGAVHDFGALMVSLRNRGQTVGEVAGRLIAPRTRILFLLILLLALTVVLAIFGLVIAIIFSLYPETVIPVWITMPIAIVIGLMVYKQNAELLIPSLVALVIVYASIYMGAYYWPINIATLFGIPDMGPFPNAVILWTFVLLAYCAVASVMPVWLLLQPRDFINSHQLVLALGLLLIGALVAGATGKADLVGSAPAVATNIPADAPPIWPFLFITIACGACSGFHCLVSSGTSSKQVESEMDAQYVGYGAMLLEGGLAVIVILACCAGVGMGDFTRVGEGAAYSYQPTLATGSDTQLAGLAAWETRYDASKGWGAFGLKDKIGAFIHGGANFLGAIGIPMKLGISIIAVLVASFAATTLDTATRLQRYVIQELAATVHIKPLTNKYAATGLAVALGGMVAMMPASATAGPGSGGLILWPLFGATNQLLAGLAFMVIVFYLRRRNKPIIFALVPMIVMLIMPAWAMLWNMFNGETGWFYNPEKQHLFLFGVAVIGLQVWMMIEGLLVWSKSKGHLEEQLPELSTIRPAVATTSAGGSN